From a region of the Salvelinus alpinus chromosome 2, SLU_Salpinus.1, whole genome shotgun sequence genome:
- the LOC139546633 gene encoding zinc finger protein 431-like, whose protein sequence is MSGEKETLLDEIEQSLFTLTKDNILYLCERCGIDGSQVKGKHHRSLRRKIMEEMWENADSVNSEEQGMSWLLRLKDDIRKIHEESTVAPMSPSQSDDDDATTCGEEWDMQDKDWFPSNGLEAESSPESHTPEQRESGDKPTSPPSSLQSLGCTSPRSALFRGLKRASVWLDDCRKTPGLSGTVRGGDEGDLTDQRERHDYPGSSGAPQQHPDADKAEKSLSRSEHLEKHEWRPTGMKHHRCSDCGKSCKSSSELKKHQRIHTGEKPYSCSQCRKSFAQLEELKVHQRTHTGEKPYNCDQCGKSFCYSSQFKVHLQRHTGEKPYSCSDCGISVCTSSQLLLHKRTHTEEKPYSCLLCEKRFSSKYSLKLHQRVHTGETNFGCDQCEESFTSSADLRTHQRIHTGGKPHLCSQCGKRFRQQSGLKSHERIHTGEKPFQCSHCGKTFSHRATFKAHQRTHTGEKPYQCSQCRRSFSQMGHLKVHQQTHAKVRSHLCPQCGKGYYSLDIYNAHMRTHNGEKTHHCADCPKNFLTLTQLKTHQRTHTGEKPYVCDQCGKSFAESGSLTLHQRSHTGEKPYHCSECGKSFARSGALKKHQLTHTGEKPYSCGQCGKRFPRSDTLATHMRTHTGEKPYRCDPCGERFSYHRCLVKHMKTHVGDTPALERPITLALGVE, encoded by the exons ATGAGTGGCGAGAAGGAAACGTTGTTGGATGAAATCGAACAGAGTTTATTTACTCTAACTAAGGACAATATACTTTACCTGTGTGAACGTTGTGGAATTGATGGCTCCCAAGTTAAAGGAAAGCACCATCGCTCATTGCGACGTAAAATCATGGAGGAAATGTGGGAAAATGCAGACTCAGTCAATTCGGAGGAGCAGGGAATGTCTTGGTTACTCCGACTGAAAGATGACATCAGAAAGATACATGAAGAATCTACTGTGGCACCCATGAGTCCCAGCCAGTCTGATGATGACGATGCTACAACCTGCGGCGAGGAATGGGACATGCAGGACAAGGATTGGTTTCCTAGCAACGGGCTGGAGGCGGAGTCATCTCCAGAGAGCCACAccccagagcagagggagagtggT GACAAGCCTACTTCGCCACCTTCCTCCCTCCAGTCCTTGGGTTGTACCTCTCCCAGGAGCGCCTTATTTCGGGGTCTGAAGAGGGCGTCTGTGTGGCTGGACGACTGCAGGAAAACACCCGGGCtgagtggaactgtgagaggaggagatgagggagatTTGACTGATCAAA gagagagacatgactatCCTGGATCCTCTGGGGCgcctcaacaacatcctgatgctgacaaggcagagaaaagtctctccagatcagaacaccttgAGAAACATGAATGGAGACCCACAGGGATGAAACATCaccgctgctctgactgtgggaagagttgcAAATCTTCATCAGAACTAAAAAAACACCAGAGAATccatacaggagagaaaccttatagctgttcCCAGTGTAGGAAGAGTTTTGCTCAGTTAGAAGAACTGaaagtacaccagagaacacacacaggagagaagccttataactgtgatcaatgtggaaagagtttttgTTATTCAAGCCAGTTTAAAGTACACCTGCAGAGACACACAGgcgagaagccttatagctgttcAGACTGTGGCATAAGCGTTTGTACCTCAAGTCAGCTGTTATTGCACAAGCGAACCCACACAGAAGAGAAGCCTTACAGCTGCTTACTGTGTGAGAAAAGATTTTCGTCAAAATATAGTCTGAAATTACACCAGCGGGTCCACACTGGAGAAACAAATTTTGGCTGCGATCAGTGTGAGGAGAGTTTCACCTCGTCGGCAGACCTCAGAACTCACCAGAGAATCCACACCGGAGGGAAACCTCACCTCTGCTCCCAGTGCGGGAAGCGCTTCCGCCAACAATCGGGCTTGAAAAGCCACGAGaggattcacacaggagagaaacctttccaGTGCTCCCACTGTGGGAAGACATTCAGCCACAGGGCCACATTTAAAGCACACCAGCGGactcacactggagagaagccttaccaatGCTCCCAGTGCAGGAGGAGTTTCTCCCAAATGGGCCACCTGAAAGTACACCAACAGACGCATGCTAAAGTGAGGTCTCACCTCTGCCCGCAGTGTGGTAAGGGCTACTACTCTCTAGACATCTACAATGCACACATGAGAACACACAACGGGGAGAAGACTCACCACTGCGCCGATTGTCCCAAGAACTTCCTCACCCTGACTCAGCTCAAAACACACCagcggacacacacaggagagaaaccgtacgTCTGTGaccagtgtgggaagagctttgccGAATCGGGAAGCCTGACTCTACACCAGCGCTCGCACACTGGGGAAAAACCTTACCACTGCTCTGAGTGCGGGAAGAGCTTTGCTCGCTCCGGGGCACTGAAGAAGCACCAGCTTACACACACTGGGGAGAAGCCTTACAGCTGTGGTCAGTGTGGGAAGAGGTTTCCCAGGTCAGATACTCTGGCTACACACATGAGaacacatacaggagagaagcccTATAGGTGTGATCCATGTGGTGAGAGGTTCTCCTATCATAGGTGCCTGGtgaaacacatgaaaacacatgtAGGAGATACACCAGCCCTCGAGCGACCAATCACCCTAGCCCTCGGGGTTGAATGA
- the LOC139546646 gene encoding zinc finger protein 271-like, protein MSGEKETLLEEIKQSLHPLSEDNLLYLCERCGIDGSQVKGKNHRKLRRKIMEEMWVNADSVKSEEQGMSWLLQLKEDIRKIHEESSVGPMSASQSDDEETGDNPNGRSLSGRVLSSGKSPGLKGIQRPYSCDVCEKSFTQSGNLRRHQTVHTGEKPYSCDHCGKIFSSSGALTIHKRLHTGEKPYSCDQCGKSFSSSGALIIHKRLHTGEKPYSCDQCGRSCKDATALNEHMRTHTGEKPFSCDVCGIRFSRQSNLNVHRRIHTSEKPYSCDQCGKSFTRSGNLASHQKTHTVRETNEVGGGRSQAGGEGTHTGKSQEESTVVPMRPSQSDDDDARDNPNGRSLSGKDLSSGKAPGLKVIQRPYSCDVCEKSFPRLGDLKRHQRIHTGEKPYGCDQCGKSFCTSGQRNIHKRTHTGEKPYRCDQCGKSFARTDYLTEHKLTHTGEKPHSCDKCGKGFTRPNCLAAHKLTHTGEKPYLCSDCGKSFYTPAKLKEHKRSHTEENPYGCGLCGKIFSCSDSLTKHKRQHTGEKPYSCAQCGKSCKDATALNEHMRTHTGEKPFPCYVCGMSFSQRSTLKVHMRRHTGEKPYSCDQCGKRYAHPGDLKIHIRVHTGEKPYSCDQCGKSFTQSTNLTKHRRVHSVEKP, encoded by the exons ATGAGTGGAGAGAAGGAAACATTGTTGGAAGAAATCAAACAGAGTTTACACCCTCTATCCGAGGATAATTTACTTTACCTGTGTGAACGCTGTGGAATAGATGGCTCCCAAGTTAAAGGAAAGAACCATCGCAAGTTGCGCCGTAAAATCATGGAGGAAATGTGGGTAAATGCAGATTCGGTCAAATCGGAGGAGCAGGGAATGTCTTGGTTACTCCAACTGAAAGAGGACATCAGAAAGATACATGAAGAATCTAGTGTGGGACCCATGAGTGCCAGCCAGTCTGATGATGAAGAAACGG GGGACAACCCTAACGGTCGCTCGCTCAGTGGGAGGGTCTTATCATCTGGGAAGTCTCCAGGGTTGAAAGGGATCCAGCGACCTTACAGCTGTGATGTATGTGAGAAGAGTTTCACTCAATCAGGAAACCTACGAAGACACCAAAcagtacacacaggagagaaaccttacagttGTGATCATTGTGGGAAAATCTTTTCTAGTTCAGGAGCCCTGACTATTCACAAGCGtctacacactggagagaaaccttacagctgtgatcagtgtgggaaaaGCTTTTCTAGTTCAGGAGCCCTGATTATTCACAAGCGtctacacactggagagaaaccttacagctgtgatcaatgtgggaggaGCTGCAAAGATGCCACAGCCCTGAATGAacacatgcgtacacacacaggagagaaaccttttagctgcgATGTCTGTGGAATTCGTTTTTCTCGACAAAGCAACCTGAATGTACACAGACGCATTCACACCAGCGAGAAACCATACAGCTGTGaccagtgtgggaagagcttcactCGGTCAGGAAACCTGGCGAGTCATCAGAAAACccacacagtcagagagacaaACGAGGTGGGCGGCGGGAGAAGTCAGGCAGGTGGAGAGGGAACCCACACAGGAAAGTCACAGGAAGAATCTACTGTGGTACCCATGAGGCCCAGCCagtctgatgatgatgatgcaa GGGACAACCCTAACGGTCGCTCGCTCAGTGGGAAGGACTTATCATCTGGGAAGGCTCCAGGGTTGAAAGTGATCCAGCgaccttatagctgtgatgtaTGTGAGAAAAGTTTCCCACGTTTAGGAGACCTAAAGagacaccagagaatacacacaggagagaaaccatatggctgtgatcaatgtgggaagagtttctgtACATCAGGACAACGGAATATACACAagcgaacacacacaggagagaaaccttatcgctgtgatcaatgtgggaagagttttgctcgAACTGATTACCTGACCGAACACAAgctaacacacactggagagaagcctcatAGCTGTGATAAATGTGGAAAGGGCTTCACTCGGCCTAACTGCTTGGCTGCACACAAgctaacacacacaggagagaagccctaCCTCTGCTCAGACTGTGGGAAGAGCTTCTATACACCAGCAAAGTTGAAAGAGCACAAGCGATCACACACAGAAGAGAACCCTTATGGGTGTGGTCTGTGTGGGAAGATCTTTTCTTGTTCGGATTCCCTGACTAAACACAAGCGtcaacacactggagagaaaccttacagctgtgctcaatgtgggaagagctgCAAAGATGCCACGGCCCTGAATGAACACATGCGTacgcacacaggagagaaacctttcccCTGCTAtgtctgtggaatgagtttttcTCAACGAAGCACCCTGAAAGTACACATGCGCAGACACACAGGTGAGAAgccttacagctgtgatcaatgtgggaagagatacgCTCATCCAGGTGATTTGAAAATACACATTCGAGTACACACCGGAGAGAAACCAtacagctgtgatcagtgtgggaagagcttcactCAGTCAACAAATCTGACTAAGCACAGACGCGTTCACTCTGTAGAGAAGCCCTAA
- the LOC139546578 gene encoding zinc finger protein 431-like — MDNMSGEKETSLDEIEQSLNCLTKDNLRYLCERCGIDGSQVKGKNHRSLQRKILEEMWVNADSVKSEEQGMSWLLRLKDDIRKIQEESTVSPMSHRQSDDDATDCDEEWDMENKDWFLSNGLEPAPENHTPEQRQRGDTSLPPASPLPESPGPASPASTLLLGLKRVSVRLVDCRKTLGLSGTTRGGEKGYGDSDSMSSSRNNGDNPNGRSLSGRVLSSGKALGLKVIQRPYSCDVCEKSFTQSGNLRRHQRVHTGEKPYGCPICGKSFCMSGTLTRHKRTHTGEKPYGCPICGKRFRTSGQLTIHKRTHTGEKPYSCDQCGKRFTQACSLTEHKRTHTGVTFHCSDCEKSFPTSVKLKRHQQTHTGEKPYRCDQCGKSFARAYSLTEHKLTHTGEKPFVCDQCGKRFTNSGTLTLHKPTHTGEKPRSCAIYSCKHCEWSFALSEDLARHHQRKHMWEGIHVCDQCGKSFASSGDLNIHKRIHTGEKQYVCDQCGKSFSSSGNLNIHKRIHTGEKPYVCDQCGKSFASSGFLTKHKRIHTGEKPYSCEQCEKRYISKGELRTHQLVHPRENSLFLCDRCGKSFTHMGSLNVHMRRHTGEKPYRCDQCGKSFIQPVELKMHQRVHTGEKPYSCDLCRKRFAQSGLLTVHKRTHTGEKRYKCDICGKRFAQSGNLKSHQKTHTGGERTRTGREKIPTGGEKIPTGGEKSHSDRGLNHLHTSILSGISSHDPSVDSG, encoded by the exons ATGGACAACATGAGTGGCGAGAAGGAAACATCGTTGGATGAAATCGAACAGAGTTTAAACTGTCTAACCAAGGACAATTTACGATACCTGTGTGAACGCTGTGGAATAGATGGCTCCCAAGTTAAAGGAAAGAACCATCGCTCATTGCAACGTAAAATCTTGGAGGAAATGTGGGTAAATGCAGATTCGGTCAAATCGGAGGAGCAGGGAATGTCTTGGTTGCTCCGACTGAAAGATGACATCAGAAAGATACAGGAAGAATCTACTGTGTCACCCATGAGTCACCGCCAGTCTGATGATGATGCTACAGACTGCGATGAAGAATGGGACATGGAAAACAAGGATTGGTTTCTTAGCAACGGGCTGGAGCCGGCTCCAGAGAACCACACCCCAGAGCAGAGGCAGAGGGGT GACACGTCTCTCCCACCCGCCTCCCCTCTCCCCGAGTCCCCAGGTCCTGCCTCTCCCGCTAGCACATTACTACTGGGTTTGAAGAGGGTGTCTGTGCGGCTGGTCGACTGCAGGAAAACACTGGGGCTGAGTGGAACtacgagaggaggagagaagggatatGGAGATTCAGATTCGATGTCATCAAGTAGGAAcaatg GGGACAACCCTAACGGTCGCTCGCTCAGTGGGAGGGTCTTATCATCTGGGAAGGCTCTAGGGTTGAAAGTGATCCAGCgaccttatagctgtgatgtaTGTGAGAAGAGTTTCACTCAATCAGGAAACCTACGACGACACCAAagagtacacacaggagagaaaccatatggcTGTCCTATATGTGGAAAGAGTTTCTGTATGTCAGGAACACTGACTAGacacaagagaacacacacaggagagaaaccatatggcTGTCCTATATGTGGAAAGCGTTTCCGTACATCAGGACAATTGACTATACACAagcgaacacacactggagagaaaccttatagctgcgATCAATGTGGGAAGCGTTTTACTCAAGCTTGTTCCCTGACTGAACACAAGCGAACACACACTGGCGTGACGTTCCACTGCTCAGACTGTGAGAAGAGCTTCCCTACATCAGTGAAGTTGAAACGGCAccagcaaacacacacaggagagaaaccttatcgctgtgatcaatgtgggaagagttttgcgaGAGCTTATTCCCTGACTGAACACAAgctaacacacacaggagagaaaccatttgtctgtgatcaatgtgggaagagatttacTAACTCAGGAACACTGACTTTACATAAgccaacacacactggagagaaacctcgtAGCTGTGCTATATACAGCTGTAAGCACTGTGAGTGGAGTTTTGCTCTTTCAGAAGACCTAGCAAGACACCACCAGAGAAAACACATGTGGGAGGGTATTCAtgtctgtgatcaatgtgggaagagttttgctagtTCTGGAGACCTGAATATACACAAGCGTATACACACAGGCGAGAAACAATATGTCTGTgatcagtgtggaaagagtttttctAGTTCGGGAAACCTGAATATACACAAGCGTATACACACAGGCGAGAAACCATAtgtctgtgatcaatgtgggaagagctttGCGTCATCGGGATTCCTGACTAAACACAAGCGTATACACACCGGAGAGAAACCATACAGTTGTGAACAGTGTGAGAAGAGATACATTTCCAAAGGAGAGTTGAGAACGCACCAGCTTGTACACCCCAGAGAGAACTCTCTTTTCCTGTGCGATcgatgtgggaagagcttcacaCACATGGGATCCCTGAATGTACACATGCGTaggcacacaggagagaaaccctacCGCTgcgatcaatgtgggaagagctttATTCAGCCAGTAGAATTGAAAATGCACCAACGAgtgcacactggagagaaaccctacagctgtgATCTTTGCAGGAAGAGATTCGCTCAGTCAGGACTGCTGACTGtacacaagagaacacacactggagagaaacgtTATAAATGTGATATATGTGGGAAGAGATTCGCTCAGTCAGGAAACCTGAAGAGTCATCAGAAAACCCACACAGGCGGAGAGAGAACCCGCACAGGCAGAGAGAAAATCCCCACAGGTGGAGAGAAAATCCCCACAGGTGGAGAGAAAAGTCATTCAGACAGAGGACTGAatcacctccacacctccatccTCTCAGGCATCAGTTCTCATGATCCCTCTGTCGACTCTGGGTAA